In one window of Nesterenkonia sandarakina DNA:
- the sdhC gene encoding succinate dehydrogenase, cytochrome b556 subunit has translation MTQTKGTLYRGREGMWSWVGHRITGVGIFFFLLVHVLDTSLVRVSPEAYDAVIGAYKNPIMIVGEIGLVGAIVFHAFNGLRIILVDFWSQGTRYHRQMLWAVMGLWVITMIGFTVRHLMLFLDGWGGF, from the coding sequence GTGACGCAGACTAAGGGCACCCTCTACAGAGGCCGGGAAGGCATGTGGTCCTGGGTGGGACACCGGATCACAGGCGTGGGGATCTTCTTCTTCCTCCTGGTCCATGTGCTCGACACCTCTCTGGTGCGAGTCTCTCCGGAGGCCTACGACGCGGTGATCGGCGCGTATAAGAACCCGATCATGATCGTCGGTGAGATCGGCCTGGTCGGCGCGATCGTCTTCCACGCGTTCAACGGACTGCGGATCATCCTGGTGGACTTCTGGTCCCAGGGCACCCGCTACCACCGTCAGATGCTGTGGGCCGTGATGGGCCTCTGGGTCATCACGATGATCGGCTTCACCGTCCGCCACTTGATGCTGTTCCTTGACGGCTGGGGAGGGTTCTGA
- a CDS encoding mannose-1-phosphate guanylyltransferase, whose protein sequence is MTSQESLDKFYTVIPAGGVGTRLWPLSRASAPKFLHDLTGSGTTLIRSTYERLAPLTGPRVMVVTGESHREAVRVQIPELDENDLVLESEPKDSAAAIGLAAAILHRRDPEIIMGSFAADQVIAPVEIFQQAVREAVATAATGRIVTIGITPTHPSTGFGYIRKGATLEVDGAPIEGAPHARDVAEFVEKPGQELAEKYVDSGEYLWNAGMFVAPVALLLDHLARAEPALYAGLTEIAAAWGTPEQAAVTARVWPELPKIAIDYAVAEPAAAAGDVAVIPGNFTWDDVGDFAAIARLNPAREQESMTVLGEKARVYSDQSSGVVVSDTQRVVALIGVENIVVVDTPDALLVTTTDHAQSVKQAVEALRAQGESDVL, encoded by the coding sequence GTGACTTCACAGGAATCTTTGGACAAGTTCTATACCGTGATCCCCGCAGGCGGGGTGGGAACGCGGCTCTGGCCGCTCTCCCGGGCCAGCGCGCCGAAGTTCCTCCACGACCTCACCGGGTCCGGCACCACGCTGATCCGCAGCACCTACGAGCGGCTCGCCCCGCTGACCGGCCCTCGCGTGATGGTGGTCACCGGGGAGTCGCATCGGGAGGCCGTTCGGGTGCAGATCCCCGAGCTCGACGAGAACGACCTCGTGCTCGAGTCCGAGCCGAAGGACTCTGCGGCCGCGATCGGCCTGGCGGCAGCGATCCTGCACCGCCGGGACCCCGAGATCATCATGGGCTCCTTCGCCGCCGACCAGGTCATCGCGCCGGTGGAGATCTTCCAGCAGGCGGTGCGGGAGGCCGTCGCGACTGCGGCCACGGGCCGGATCGTCACCATCGGGATCACCCCCACGCACCCCTCCACAGGCTTCGGCTACATCCGCAAGGGCGCGACGCTTGAGGTCGACGGCGCACCGATCGAGGGGGCGCCGCACGCCAGGGACGTCGCGGAGTTCGTCGAGAAGCCGGGCCAGGAGCTCGCTGAGAAGTACGTCGACTCGGGGGAGTACCTCTGGAACGCCGGCATGTTCGTCGCCCCGGTGGCGCTGCTGCTGGATCATCTCGCCCGCGCCGAGCCCGCGCTCTACGCCGGGCTCACCGAGATCGCCGCCGCATGGGGGACGCCTGAGCAGGCCGCAGTCACCGCACGGGTCTGGCCGGAGCTTCCGAAGATCGCGATCGACTATGCCGTGGCCGAACCGGCCGCTGCGGCCGGGGACGTCGCGGTGATTCCCGGGAACTTCACCTGGGACGACGTCGGGGACTTCGCGGCGATCGCGCGGCTGAACCCGGCGCGGGAACAGGAATCCATGACGGTGCTCGGAGAGAAGGCCCGGGTCTACTCGGACCAGTCCTCCGGAGTGGTGGTCTCCGACACCCAGCGGGTGGTGGCCCTGATCGGGGTGGAGAACATCGTGGTGGTGGACACCCCCGACGCGCTGCTGGTGACGACCACCGACCACGCACAGTCGGTGAAGCAGGCCGTGGAGGCGCTGCGGGCGCAGGGAGAATCCGATGTCCTCTGA
- a CDS encoding succinate dehydrogenase hydrophobic membrane anchor subunit — MTTTQSDALLPAQGIEAPRSGRIDPKYLRSGSSKSSSFEMAAWVFMRVSGAALVVLIFVHLAVNLLVGEGIHQIDFGFVAGKWANPVWQFWDLTMLWLAMLHGGNGMRTIINDYAEKDSTRVWLKSILYLSVIVIIVLGTMVIFTFEPCLLDNAGQLLESSPSFCQNV; from the coding sequence ATGACCACCACGCAATCTGACGCACTGCTGCCCGCGCAGGGCATCGAAGCCCCGCGCTCCGGTCGCATCGACCCGAAGTACCTGCGCAGCGGCTCCTCGAAGTCCAGCAGCTTCGAGATGGCCGCCTGGGTCTTCATGCGCGTCTCCGGCGCCGCCCTGGTGGTCCTGATCTTCGTCCACCTGGCAGTGAATCTCCTGGTCGGCGAGGGCATCCACCAGATCGACTTCGGCTTCGTCGCCGGCAAGTGGGCCAATCCGGTCTGGCAGTTCTGGGACCTCACCATGCTCTGGCTGGCGATGCTGCACGGCGGCAACGGGATGCGCACGATCATCAACGACTACGCAGAGAAGGACTCCACCCGAGTGTGGCTCAAGTCCATCCTCTACCTCTCGGTGATCGTCATCATCGTCCTGGGCACCATGGTCATCTTCACCTTCGAGCCCTGCCTGCTCGACAACGCTGGCCAGCTGCTCGAGTCCTCCCCCTCCTTCTGCCAGAACGTCTGA